A region of Bacillus cabrialesii DNA encodes the following proteins:
- the mnmE gene encoding tRNA uridine-5-carboxymethylaminomethyl(34) synthesis GTPase MnmE produces MDTIAAISTPMGEGAIAIVRLSGPEAIQIADKMYKGPKGKTLSSVDSHTIHYGHIVDRPSDRVVEEVMVSVLKAPRTFTREDVIEINCHGGIVTVNQVLQLALREGARLAEPGEFTKRAFLNGRIDLSQAEAVMDLIRAKTDRAMNVAMNQMEGRLSALVRRLRSEILETLAHVEVNIDYPEYDDVEEMTHQLLVEKATAVKKEIEALLRTSEQGKILREGLSTVIIGRPNVGKSSLLNSLVHEAKAIVTDIPGTTRDVIEEYVNVRGVPLRLVDTAGIRETEDIVERIGVERSRQVLKEADLILLVLNYSEELSEEDVKLFEAVEGMDVIVIMNKTDLDAKIDSERVRELANGRPVVTTSLLKEEGVNDLEEAIQSLFYTGAIESGDLTYVSNTRHISILQQAKRAIEDALSGIEQDVPIDMVQIDLTRCWELLGEIIGDSVHESLIDQLFSQFCLGK; encoded by the coding sequence ATGGATACAATTGCAGCAATTTCCACTCCGATGGGAGAAGGCGCGATTGCGATTGTACGGTTGAGCGGACCAGAAGCAATTCAAATCGCAGATAAAATGTATAAAGGGCCGAAGGGGAAAACACTCAGCTCGGTCGATTCACATACGATTCATTATGGTCATATCGTAGACAGACCTTCGGATCGTGTCGTTGAGGAAGTAATGGTATCAGTGTTAAAAGCACCGAGAACTTTTACACGGGAAGATGTCATCGAAATTAACTGTCACGGGGGAATTGTGACTGTGAACCAAGTGCTTCAGCTCGCATTGAGAGAGGGAGCGAGACTGGCTGAACCCGGTGAATTTACGAAACGCGCGTTTTTAAACGGCCGAATCGATCTTTCACAGGCGGAAGCGGTTATGGACTTAATCAGAGCGAAAACGGACCGGGCAATGAACGTCGCCATGAATCAAATGGAAGGGCGTCTTTCTGCTTTGGTGCGCCGTTTGCGCAGTGAGATTTTAGAAACGCTGGCTCATGTTGAGGTGAATATCGATTATCCGGAGTACGATGATGTAGAAGAAATGACGCATCAGCTTTTGGTTGAAAAGGCAACCGCCGTGAAAAAAGAAATTGAGGCGCTGCTGAGAACGTCAGAGCAAGGAAAAATCTTGCGTGAAGGTCTTTCAACTGTCATTATCGGCCGGCCGAATGTAGGGAAATCATCTCTTCTGAACAGCCTTGTTCATGAGGCAAAAGCCATTGTCACCGATATTCCCGGAACGACTCGGGATGTTATTGAGGAATACGTGAATGTAAGGGGCGTTCCGCTTCGTCTGGTTGATACAGCGGGTATTCGTGAAACAGAGGATATTGTTGAACGAATTGGTGTTGAACGTTCTCGTCAGGTTCTAAAGGAAGCGGACCTGATTTTACTTGTGCTTAATTATAGTGAAGAGCTTTCTGAAGAAGACGTGAAGCTTTTTGAAGCCGTAGAGGGCATGGACGTTATCGTGATTATGAATAAGACTGACCTTGATGCGAAGATTGACAGTGAGCGTGTCCGTGAGCTTGCCAATGGACGTCCTGTTGTTACGACATCTCTATTAAAAGAAGAAGGCGTCAATGATTTGGAAGAAGCGATTCAATCGCTGTTCTACACGGGTGCCATTGAAAGCGGAGATCTGACTTATGTCAGCAACACACGTCATATCTCTATTTTACAGCAAGCAAAACGCGCCATTGAAGATGCGCTTAGCGGCATCGAACAGGATGTCCCGATCGACATGGTGCAAATCGACCTTACAAGATGCTGGGAGCTTTTGGGTGAAATCATCGGAGATTCTGTCCACGAAAGCTTAATTGATCAGCTCTTTTCACAATTCTGTTTAGGAAAATAA